The following coding sequences lie in one Moritella viscosa genomic window:
- a CDS encoding putative exported protein containing a von Willebrand factor type A (vWA) domain — translation MFEFNWPWLLLLLPLPLLIRFLSTASQPQLPLVLPNLPYIDTTTGTTTKKPRTMVLLTLMWLCLVIASARPMWIGEPQSVPQKGREMMLAVDLSVSMQMKDMQINNRMVDRLSLVKTVVADFIQQRKGDRVGLIFFADNAYLQAPLTFDLKTVSGYMQQAVLGLVGEKTAIGEGIGLALKRFDAADNPQKVLILLTDGQNTAGEVKPLEAAKFAQEQGVKIYTIGVGADAYYQRTFFGKEKVDPSSDLDETTLKSIAAQTGGQYFRARDASSLTAIYAELDKLEPVEQAQQQFRPQTDLFHWPLAITLLLSILVCYLRQGVSHD, via the coding sequence ATGTTTGAATTTAATTGGCCTTGGCTATTACTATTATTACCATTACCACTACTTATTCGTTTTTTGAGTACAGCAAGCCAACCACAATTGCCGTTAGTACTCCCTAATTTACCTTATATTGATACAACGACGGGCACGACAACAAAAAAGCCTCGTACCATGGTGCTTTTAACATTAATGTGGTTATGTCTTGTCATCGCCTCTGCACGCCCTATGTGGATAGGTGAACCACAGTCAGTTCCACAAAAAGGCCGTGAAATGATGCTCGCAGTCGATCTGTCGGTTTCTATGCAGATGAAAGACATGCAAATCAATAACCGTATGGTCGATCGCTTATCATTAGTAAAAACCGTTGTTGCTGATTTTATCCAACAGCGTAAAGGCGACCGTGTCGGACTTATTTTCTTTGCTGATAATGCCTATTTACAAGCTCCGCTTACTTTCGATTTAAAAACTGTCAGTGGTTATATGCAACAAGCTGTACTTGGCCTCGTTGGTGAAAAAACCGCGATAGGTGAAGGTATTGGTTTAGCGTTAAAGCGTTTTGATGCTGCAGACAATCCTCAAAAAGTATTGATATTACTCACCGATGGTCAGAATACCGCCGGTGAAGTAAAACCACTCGAAGCGGCTAAATTTGCACAAGAACAAGGCGTTAAAATCTATACTATTGGCGTCGGCGCAGATGCTTATTATCAACGCACTTTCTTCGGTAAAGAGAAAGTAGACCCTTCAAGTGATCTAGATGAAACTACTTTAAAATCAATCGCAGCGCAAACTGGTGGCCAATACTTTCGCGCGCGTGACGCAAGTAGCTTAACCGCTATCTATGCCGAACTCGATAAACTAGAACCAGTAGAGCAAGCGCAACAACAATTCAGACCACAAACAGATCTGTTCCACTGGCCATTAGCAATCACGTTATTATTGTCCATTTTAGTCTGCTATTTACGTCAAGGAGTGAGCCATGACTGA
- a CDS encoding glycosyl transferase, group 1 has product MTDTSVKIGIAFYAPLKSPLHPIPSGDRKIARLFIRALEQGGYHVELASQLRTFDKRGDSHRQQRLIIVAKKEATRIMRRWNKQGFKPQAWFSYHLYYKAPDLIGPIICQALHIPYIVAEASWAEKRAKGGWALYHQQVAAGLKLASKVICINPRDKIALVDFYSRSQKQYHSPLVSLNAFIDDHPVNDEASYVNIEHSQARKNSGELTAILTREGIAAKYGLESDLPWLITIAMMRSGDKYHSYQQLSSVADLLQEPHQLLIIGDGVMQAEVRSLFVQHQQVKFAGTLESSQIRELLPHFELLVWPAINEALGMIFLEAQQGGVAVVAGDQGGVSSIVNNHVTGILVDAYNAQEMSVMIDSLLQNHEKLKAMKQAATQYIIQHHSIEASARQLNCVIQDAISNSLDKI; this is encoded by the coding sequence GTGACTGATACAAGCGTAAAAATAGGCATTGCATTTTATGCGCCGCTTAAATCGCCCTTACATCCGATACCTTCGGGTGACCGAAAAATAGCGCGTTTATTTATACGTGCGTTGGAGCAGGGCGGTTATCATGTTGAACTTGCGAGTCAGTTGCGCACTTTTGATAAGCGAGGTGATAGTCATCGTCAACAACGCTTGATTATTGTTGCTAAAAAAGAAGCGACTAGAATTATGCGTCGCTGGAACAAGCAAGGTTTTAAACCGCAAGCTTGGTTTAGTTATCATCTGTATTACAAAGCCCCTGATTTAATAGGCCCAATCATTTGTCAGGCGCTTCATATCCCTTACATTGTGGCGGAAGCTTCATGGGCAGAGAAACGTGCCAAGGGGGGCTGGGCTCTGTATCACCAGCAAGTGGCTGCAGGATTAAAACTCGCGAGCAAAGTCATCTGTATTAACCCAAGAGATAAAATAGCACTTGTTGACTTCTATTCTCGGTCGCAGAAGCAATATCACTCTCCACTCGTGTCACTGAATGCTTTTATCGATGATCACCCTGTTAATGATGAGGCTTCTTATGTAAACATTGAGCATTCTCAGGCACGCAAAAATAGCGGTGAACTAACCGCTATTTTAACGCGAGAAGGTATCGCTGCTAAATATGGCTTAGAGAGTGATTTACCTTGGCTTATTACAATTGCAATGATGCGCAGTGGCGATAAATATCATTCCTATCAGCAGTTAAGTTCAGTGGCCGATTTGTTACAAGAGCCTCACCAGTTATTGATTATTGGTGATGGCGTGATGCAAGCTGAAGTCCGATCTCTTTTTGTTCAACACCAGCAAGTCAAATTCGCAGGAACACTTGAAAGCAGTCAAATACGAGAATTATTACCGCACTTCGAATTACTCGTTTGGCCTGCGATAAATGAAGCGCTGGGCATGATATTTTTAGAAGCTCAGCAAGGAGGCGTTGCAGTTGTTGCTGGTGATCAGGGGGGCGTTAGCTCAATTGTGAATAACCATGTTACAGGTATCTTGGTTGATGCGTATAACGCGCAAGAAATGTCAGTAATGATTGATAGTTTACTGCAAAATCATGAAAAATTAAAAGCCATGAAACAAGCGGCCACTCAGTATATTATTCAACATCATTCTATTGAGGCCAGCGCGCGGCAGCTCAATTGTGTCATTCAAGATGCGATATCAAATTCGTTGGATAAGATATGA
- a CDS encoding long-chain fatty acid transport protein, translating into MQKSNLFKRSVVSRSIVESIVKATITATILASAQASAAGFQVNVQSASALGNANAGFAANTDNVAVIATNPAAAASFNKFAFSFGGAYIDPTVETTGENTPLAPYYASFNNGFGTNYSGPSKSDYDVENSVNPATLPSVYAVLPVGNKLAIGLAGYTNYGTNTEFPDSYAAGLLGGSTHLTTFNLNPSLAIKLGSKIRLGIGAQIVYGSAELERNLGDAAALGAMQGISAAAQAGATPAQLGGAIAANNAQLSGLAGGSQAFIMEGDDFGFGWNAGLLFDLSDNHKIGVSYRSEVELSFEGEYSNYQGANLEGQLDLSLPAMAELGGYHRFGNIALQYGVVWTEWSSFDGLRGLLAQNNDVVLFEKGYNYEDNIRYSTALSYYLGNKVILRAGYALDEAAGDTTISIPDSERQWYTAGLTFKISKTLSLDLAAAYIVGKDTSFTETDTNTGLTYVFTNKAEAVVGSAQVNLVF; encoded by the coding sequence ATGCAAAAATCAAATTTGTTCAAAAGAAGTGTCGTATCTAGATCGATAGTTGAATCGATAGTTAAAGCAACAATAACAGCAACAATTTTAGCTAGCGCTCAGGCATCAGCCGCAGGGTTCCAAGTTAACGTACAATCAGCGTCAGCACTCGGTAATGCTAACGCGGGTTTTGCAGCAAATACGGATAATGTCGCAGTGATTGCGACTAACCCTGCGGCAGCCGCCTCATTTAACAAGTTTGCGTTTTCATTTGGTGGGGCTTATATAGATCCAACAGTGGAGACGACTGGTGAAAACACTCCACTCGCCCCTTACTACGCCAGTTTTAATAACGGGTTTGGGACAAATTACAGTGGACCAAGTAAGTCTGATTATGATGTTGAAAACTCTGTAAACCCAGCAACACTCCCTTCTGTTTACGCGGTGCTTCCTGTCGGTAATAAACTCGCCATTGGTTTAGCTGGATACACAAATTATGGTACCAACACTGAATTTCCAGATAGTTATGCAGCAGGGCTACTTGGTGGCTCCACCCATTTAACGACATTTAATTTAAATCCAAGCTTAGCAATTAAATTAGGCAGTAAAATACGCCTAGGGATTGGTGCACAGATCGTCTATGGATCTGCAGAACTTGAACGTAACCTTGGTGATGCTGCCGCACTTGGTGCGATGCAAGGCATTTCGGCCGCAGCTCAAGCTGGGGCGACGCCAGCTCAACTTGGCGGTGCAATTGCAGCAAATAACGCTCAATTATCTGGACTAGCAGGCGGCTCTCAAGCCTTTATCATGGAAGGTGATGATTTTGGCTTTGGTTGGAATGCAGGCCTGTTATTTGACTTGAGTGATAACCATAAAATTGGTGTCAGTTACCGTTCAGAAGTAGAGCTCTCGTTTGAAGGAGAATACTCAAACTATCAAGGCGCTAACTTAGAAGGTCAGTTAGATTTATCATTACCAGCTATGGCAGAACTCGGTGGATATCATCGTTTTGGTAATATAGCTCTACAATACGGTGTTGTCTGGACTGAATGGAGCAGCTTCGATGGCCTGCGAGGTCTGCTAGCTCAAAATAATGACGTTGTATTATTTGAAAAAGGTTATAACTACGAAGATAACATCCGCTATTCAACTGCCCTATCATATTACTTAGGCAACAAAGTGATATTACGCGCTGGTTACGCATTAGATGAAGCAGCCGGCGATACGACAATAAGTATTCCAGACTCTGAGCGCCAGTGGTACACCGCTGGTCTAACATTCAAAATAAGCAAAACACTTTCTCTTGATTTAGCGGCAGCTTATATCGTAGGTAAAGACACATCATTCACTGAAACAGACACAAATACAGGGCTAACATATGTGTTTACCAATAAAGCCGAAGCGGTTGTCGGTTCTGCACAAGTTAATTTAGTTTTTTAA
- a CDS encoding long-chain fatty acid transport protein → MSKLKKTTLATALLLVTAQSSAAGFQVSEHSASGLGRAFAGEAAVADNASVLARNPAAMTRFKQAELSFAGSYVEPNVDITGVKDTSVGAVLGRDVNELNADDMVHSAFVPATYFIQPINDKLTFGLGIFSSYGVTTEFEDDYAAGAAAGKTDLLTLNINPNIAFKATEQLSLGFGVSAVYGKAAIKRNYGDIIAAKTYAVAGVAAARAANNPSKELFLLEGDAWAIGWNTGALYEINKNNRIGLAYRSQVDLDFEGDFTGVTSDDKVKASLDLPLPATAEFSGYHALNESFAVSYSVLWTEWSKFEELRATSSSCKDGECFLKEESFNDSMRYSIGAEYTIDKVILRAGFALDESAGETTLSIPESDRFWYTVGATYNASSNLSLDFGVAYIYVEEVEFTETPVPGMEYAFKSSGDAIIASAQANYRF, encoded by the coding sequence ATGTCTAAATTAAAAAAAACAACGCTTGCTACAGCTCTACTGCTGGTAACTGCACAATCTTCTGCTGCTGGTTTCCAAGTAAGCGAACATTCAGCATCTGGTCTTGGACGAGCTTTTGCTGGTGAAGCAGCCGTTGCTGATAATGCATCAGTACTTGCACGCAACCCCGCTGCAATGACACGCTTTAAACAAGCTGAATTATCTTTCGCTGGTTCTTATGTTGAGCCTAATGTTGATATTACAGGTGTGAAAGATACTAGCGTCGGTGCAGTTTTAGGCCGTGATGTAAACGAACTAAATGCTGATGATATGGTACATAGTGCTTTTGTTCCTGCTACATATTTTATCCAACCAATCAATGATAAATTAACTTTTGGTCTTGGTATTTTCTCAAGCTACGGTGTAACAACTGAATTTGAGGATGACTATGCGGCCGGTGCTGCGGCTGGTAAAACTGACTTATTAACATTAAATATCAATCCGAATATTGCTTTTAAAGCAACTGAACAACTAAGTTTAGGTTTTGGTGTTAGTGCTGTTTATGGTAAAGCCGCAATCAAGCGTAACTATGGTGATATCATTGCTGCTAAAACTTATGCTGTTGCTGGTGTCGCAGCAGCAAGAGCTGCAAATAATCCAAGTAAAGAACTCTTCCTTTTGGAAGGTGATGCATGGGCTATTGGCTGGAATACGGGTGCATTATATGAAATCAATAAAAATAACCGCATTGGCTTAGCTTATCGCTCACAAGTAGATCTTGACTTTGAAGGTGACTTTACTGGTGTAACAAGCGACGATAAAGTTAAAGCATCACTTGACCTTCCATTACCTGCCACAGCTGAATTTTCTGGGTATCATGCTTTAAATGAATCATTTGCTGTATCTTATAGCGTACTTTGGACAGAGTGGAGCAAGTTTGAAGAACTTCGAGCAACAAGTTCATCTTGCAAAGATGGCGAGTGTTTCTTAAAAGAAGAAAGCTTTAATGACAGTATGCGTTATTCTATTGGTGCTGAATATACGATAGATAAAGTAATATTACGCGCAGGCTTCGCTTTAGACGAGTCAGCAGGTGAAACTACACTAAGTATCCCCGAATCAGATCGCTTTTGGTATACAGTAGGTGCAACATATAATGCAAGTAGTAATCTAAGCCTTGATTTTGGTGTTGCTTATATCTATGTAGAAGAAGTTGAATTTACAGAAACGCCAGTTCCAGGTATGGAATACGCTTTTAAATCTTCAGGTGATGCAATCATTGCTTCAGCACAAGCAAACTACCGTTTCTAA
- the fbp gene encoding fructose-1,6-bisphosphatase, translated as MSIHKTLGEFIIENQSDFPHAKGELTALLSAIKLAAKIVNREINKAGLVDITGASGIENIQGEEQQKLDMYANEVFKNALIARGEVCGIASEEEDHYVFFDNQNSRNANYVVLMDPLDGSSNIDVNVSVGTIFSIYRRISPVGGPVSMDDFLQVGRKQVAAGYVVYGSSTMLVFTTGNGVHGFTYDPSIGVFCLSHEALTFPKSGKIYSINEGNYSKFPLGVKKYIKYCQEEDETTNRPYTSRYIGSLVSDFHRNLLKGGIYIYPQTAQAPTGKLRLLYECNPMAFLAEQAGALATDGYTPILDLKPTELHQRVPFFTGSVDMMETAHQFMAEFKEEA; from the coding sequence ATGTCAATACATAAAACACTTGGTGAATTCATCATTGAAAATCAATCTGATTTTCCACATGCAAAAGGTGAATTAACAGCATTATTAAGTGCAATTAAACTTGCTGCTAAAATTGTAAACCGCGAGATCAATAAAGCAGGCCTAGTTGACATAACAGGTGCAAGTGGCATTGAAAATATCCAAGGCGAAGAGCAACAAAAATTAGACATGTATGCGAACGAAGTATTTAAAAATGCATTGATTGCGCGTGGTGAAGTTTGTGGTATTGCTTCTGAAGAAGAAGATCATTATGTATTTTTCGACAACCAAAACAGCCGTAATGCTAATTATGTAGTATTAATGGATCCACTCGACGGTTCATCAAACATCGATGTAAATGTATCTGTTGGTACCATTTTCTCTATTTACCGTCGCATATCACCTGTTGGCGGTCCAGTTTCAATGGATGACTTTTTACAAGTTGGCCGTAAGCAAGTTGCAGCGGGTTATGTTGTATATGGTTCATCAACTATGCTGGTATTTACAACCGGTAATGGTGTTCATGGTTTCACTTATGACCCATCAATTGGTGTATTCTGCTTATCTCATGAAGCGTTAACCTTCCCTAAATCTGGTAAAATATATTCGATAAATGAAGGTAACTACAGCAAATTCCCACTTGGTGTGAAGAAATACATTAAGTATTGCCAAGAAGAAGACGAAACAACCAACCGTCCTTATACTTCACGTTATATTGGTTCTCTCGTTTCTGATTTCCACCGTAACCTGCTTAAGGGTGGTATCTACATTTACCCACAAACAGCACAAGCACCAACGGGGAAACTACGCTTATTATACGAGTGCAACCCAATGGCTTTCCTTGCTGAACAAGCTGGTGCACTAGCGACAGATGGTTACACACCGATTCTAGATCTAAAACCGACAGAATTACACCAACGTGTACCTTTCTTTACAGGTTCTGTAGACATGATGGAAACTGCACATCAATTTATGGCAGAGTTTAAAGAAGAAGCTTAA
- a CDS encoding phosphoglycerate/bisphosphoglycerate mutase, with protein sequence MIHVYFIRHGQTQWNFERRLQGRTDIPLNEAGRQQINAYQLPSNLVSLQWFHSPLLRAQQTAELLCVDALAEMALIEMSWGEWEGKTLPQLSAQDPSYFAKQEALGLDLRPQNGESPRLVAARVSTWVESLAIDNQDQHIGCVSHKGVIRAIYALATNWNMLGKAQHKMNYHCAQHFCFDRGNWSIIELNIPL encoded by the coding sequence ATGATCCATGTTTATTTCATCCGTCATGGGCAAACGCAATGGAACTTTGAACGGCGTTTACAGGGGCGTACTGACATTCCGTTGAATGAGGCGGGAAGGCAACAAATTAACGCTTATCAGTTACCATCGAATTTGGTATCGCTACAATGGTTTCACAGTCCGCTGTTAAGAGCCCAACAAACGGCCGAATTACTCTGTGTTGATGCACTGGCCGAAATGGCTTTGATTGAAATGAGTTGGGGCGAGTGGGAAGGTAAAACCTTACCGCAATTAAGCGCTCAAGATCCCAGTTACTTTGCTAAACAAGAAGCGCTAGGGTTAGATTTGCGGCCACAAAATGGTGAGTCACCAAGATTGGTTGCTGCGCGAGTAAGCACTTGGGTTGAGTCTTTGGCTATTGATAACCAAGATCAGCATATAGGCTGCGTCAGTCATAAAGGTGTTATCCGCGCTATATATGCACTCGCGACGAATTGGAACATGTTAGGAAAAGCACAGCATAAAATGAATTATCACTGCGCCCAACACTTTTGCTTTGATCGCGGGAACTGGTCTATTATTGAGCTTAATATTCCGTTATAA
- a CDS encoding glycosyl transferase, group 1: protein MKKIALVLKGYPRLSETFIAQEIRALELRGFDITLVSLRHPTDTSTHPIHQQIEADVVYLPEYLHDEPLRVLKAFAHVVKRYSLSKVMKQFAMDLRRDTSRGRIRRFGQGLVLAAEMPDGIEQMYAHFLHTPASVTRYAALINDLPWSCSAHAKDIWTSEKWDLAEKLTELEWLSTCTAANHQYLQSLAQDPSKVHLVYHGLDFTRFQHVERLSRANVNGSSADHPVKIISVGRAVPKKGYDDLLNALAKLPKDLHWQLTHIGGGGILKSLRQQAKKLGVEKHIKWQGAQPQLTVLEAYRESDLFVLASKIVADGDRDGMPNVLMEAQSQSVCCLATDISGIPELIDSGENGVLVESNNVDQLAAALEALLRDGEKRERLGLEGQKQLHRRFDVKIGIDQLEKLFDSRD, encoded by the coding sequence GTGAAAAAAATAGCATTAGTACTTAAAGGTTATCCACGCCTCTCTGAAACATTTATCGCACAAGAAATTCGTGCATTAGAATTACGTGGATTTGATATTACCTTAGTTTCATTACGTCATCCGACAGATACGAGTACACACCCTATTCATCAACAGATCGAAGCTGATGTAGTTTATTTACCTGAATATTTACATGATGAACCATTACGTGTATTAAAAGCGTTTGCTCATGTAGTGAAGCGTTATTCATTAAGTAAGGTGATGAAACAATTTGCCATGGATTTGAGGCGAGATACAAGTCGTGGACGTATTCGTCGTTTTGGTCAAGGTTTAGTACTTGCTGCGGAAATGCCTGACGGTATCGAGCAAATGTATGCTCACTTTTTACATACGCCAGCATCAGTTACACGCTATGCCGCATTAATTAATGATCTCCCTTGGTCATGTTCTGCACATGCCAAAGATATTTGGACATCAGAAAAGTGGGATCTTGCCGAAAAACTGACAGAGTTAGAATGGTTGTCTACGTGTACTGCCGCGAACCATCAGTATTTACAATCCCTTGCTCAAGATCCAAGCAAGGTACATTTGGTTTACCACGGTTTAGACTTTACTCGTTTTCAACATGTAGAGCGGCTATCTCGCGCTAATGTTAACGGCAGTTCGGCTGATCATCCGGTTAAAATCATCAGTGTTGGTCGCGCGGTACCGAAGAAGGGTTACGATGATTTACTTAATGCGTTAGCTAAGCTACCAAAGGATTTACATTGGCAGCTAACACATATCGGTGGTGGCGGTATTCTAAAGAGTTTGCGACAACAGGCTAAAAAACTAGGTGTTGAGAAACATATTAAGTGGCAAGGTGCACAGCCACAATTAACCGTGCTTGAAGCTTATCGTGAAAGTGACCTATTTGTACTGGCGAGTAAGATTGTTGCTGATGGTGACAGAGATGGGATGCCTAATGTGTTGATGGAAGCACAAAGCCAGTCAGTATGTTGTCTGGCGACGGATATTTCAGGTATCCCTGAGCTGATTGATAGCGGTGAAAATGGTGTATTAGTTGAGTCGAACAATGTTGATCAACTTGCTGCTGCATTAGAGGCATTATTACGTGATGGTGAAAAACGAGAACGTCTAGGATTAGAGGGGCAGAAGCAACTTCATCGACGCTTTGATGTCAAAATTGGTATCGACCAGTTAGAAAAGCTTTTTGATAGCCGTGACTGA
- a CDS encoding membrane protein codes for MVKAIQTRSRVSKFSLMANLLILTGLLFTLSFQASAALKITASVNQKPIVQGSSFILEIRANESISASDWDNSALLADFVVGRTSINSQSYNINGKSSHITSLTTVLMARNIGAYTIPAFTIDGATTQPIKINVISSATASSRGLNNRNIELKVNISEKNIYVGQQFIYTTTLYFAQNTKMQSGNLIEPTVVDGVVKQIGKDENASQVVDGRRFETITRQYSITINTAGKTTISPSQFEGQVSTAKRGYRFGPITPVIIQADTLDVNIQAQPKDYKGEWLVSDFVQLNEELQPSQENYQQGEPITRTITLTVANVDKSALPDLAISWPQTVKIYPDKPQLTDFAQQGHYFSQQVLSFAIIPNQLGELTLPEISVPWFNSKTQQQEWATLPAKTVTILPGENNIANQNDQNPLLTSNDSNQENIQTLSTAPTESPLWRWLTFIFSGLWILTCVAWFILRKRKHKAPSPEITVAAKTDNIWPQLQTALKNNDANQSSQLLHLWFKQCWPEIKNPQLTSLPMSKECQQACQALFTFTYGNNAEITNWNGQVLLAQLTKLKGSKNTITKKQQPEIKTELNP; via the coding sequence ATGGTAAAGGCAATTCAGACACGTAGCCGTGTTTCTAAATTCTCACTAATGGCGAATCTTCTCATTCTTACAGGCTTGTTATTTACACTTAGTTTTCAAGCGAGTGCAGCATTAAAAATAACAGCATCCGTCAATCAAAAACCGATTGTGCAAGGGAGTAGTTTTATCCTCGAAATCCGTGCCAATGAAAGTATTAGCGCCAGTGACTGGGATAATTCAGCACTACTGGCTGATTTTGTCGTGGGTAGAACTTCAATTAATAGCCAATCTTATAATATCAATGGCAAGTCATCCCATATCACATCACTTACAACCGTATTAATGGCAAGAAATATAGGTGCTTATACCATTCCCGCCTTTACAATTGATGGAGCTACAACACAACCAATTAAAATAAATGTCATCTCATCGGCGACTGCAAGTAGCCGCGGTCTCAATAACCGTAATATAGAATTAAAAGTAAATATTTCGGAGAAAAATATTTATGTTGGTCAGCAGTTCATCTATACGACAACCTTATATTTTGCGCAAAATACCAAGATGCAATCTGGCAACCTCATCGAGCCAACAGTGGTAGACGGCGTAGTAAAACAAATAGGCAAAGATGAAAATGCCAGTCAAGTCGTTGACGGTAGACGCTTTGAAACAATCACACGTCAATATTCCATCACAATTAATACCGCGGGAAAAACAACTATTTCACCAAGTCAGTTTGAAGGCCAGGTAAGTACAGCAAAGCGCGGCTATCGTTTTGGACCTATAACACCAGTAATTATCCAAGCTGACACTTTAGATGTAAATATACAGGCACAACCAAAAGACTATAAAGGCGAATGGCTAGTCAGTGACTTTGTTCAACTCAACGAAGAGTTACAACCATCGCAAGAGAACTATCAACAAGGTGAACCAATAACCCGAACGATCACACTAACGGTTGCGAATGTAGATAAATCAGCGCTACCCGATTTAGCTATTAGCTGGCCCCAAACAGTCAAGATCTATCCTGACAAACCACAGTTGACAGACTTTGCACAACAAGGCCATTACTTCTCGCAGCAGGTATTAAGTTTTGCCATCATTCCTAATCAACTTGGTGAACTAACACTACCAGAAATATCAGTACCTTGGTTTAATAGTAAAACACAACAACAAGAATGGGCGACGCTACCCGCTAAAACAGTAACCATACTACCGGGTGAAAATAATATAGCTAATCAAAATGACCAAAATCCACTTCTGACATCTAACGATAGTAATCAGGAGAATATACAAACCCTATCGACAGCACCAACTGAATCACCATTATGGCGTTGGTTAACTTTTATTTTTTCGGGCTTGTGGATATTAACTTGCGTAGCTTGGTTTATCTTACGCAAACGCAAGCATAAAGCGCCTAGCCCCGAAATAACCGTTGCAGCTAAAACAGATAATATCTGGCCACAATTACAAACCGCACTGAAGAATAATGATGCCAACCAAAGTAGCCAATTATTGCATTTGTGGTTTAAGCAGTGCTGGCCTGAAATCAAAAATCCACAACTAACCTCACTGCCGATGAGTAAAGAATGCCAGCAAGCTTGCCAAGCTCTATTTACGTTTACTTACGGTAACAACGCTGAAATAACGAATTGGAATGGACAAGTATTATTAGCACAATTAACCAAACTTAAAGGCTCGAAAAACACAATAACAAAAAAACAACAACCCGAGATAAAAACCGAGCTTAACCCATAG
- a CDS encoding long-chain fatty acid transport protein, whose protein sequence is MIKSCSRDSSITYLSALLSLIFYYSPSTYAASYQSSTTSAIELSNAGAGAAADTTNLANIAVNPAIIAAFSYPSMAIAGILIQSEKDITGEYYSNGDPEALDNAGIGDNYIVPSGYFAFPINDKWSLGFATFSNYNVRNNYDTEYPVGLLAGRRSLFTYEISPNIALKLTDYFYVGAGVSAIYGNYQLTTNYGSQNTNNPSQIYQDYNGTGISFRFNIGILYQLNTHHQFGLSYRSTSDIETEGPFTTLAGNNDLVFQDTTRLTMAIPSELTFSGLHLLDQRLSVQYSFAWYGWESLNSISVSHPGCPANSGFNLPQGQCLTESVNAEDSWKVAFAVNYKLNDVVWLRSGASTEKSTESATFSIPFDKKTNFSVGLSYYASNSLSFDIGLTYVKYETTRIKDTVGQDSFDISTEGNSTILGFQLNYQLIE, encoded by the coding sequence ATGATAAAAAGTTGTAGCCGTGATTCATCCATCACCTACCTAAGCGCTCTCCTTAGTCTCATATTTTATTACAGCCCTTCGACATATGCAGCATCATACCAATCCTCAACAACCTCAGCCATAGAACTCAGCAATGCTGGTGCAGGCGCGGCAGCAGACACGACTAACCTAGCAAATATAGCCGTGAACCCCGCGATCATAGCTGCGTTTTCATATCCAAGTATGGCTATCGCAGGTATCTTAATTCAATCTGAAAAAGACATTACTGGTGAGTACTATTCCAATGGTGATCCTGAAGCATTGGATAACGCTGGAATCGGTGATAATTATATCGTCCCTTCTGGCTACTTTGCATTTCCCATTAATGATAAATGGTCACTTGGGTTTGCTACTTTTTCTAATTATAACGTCCGTAACAACTATGATACTGAATATCCCGTAGGTCTTCTTGCAGGGCGGAGATCCTTATTCACCTATGAAATTAGCCCAAATATAGCACTCAAATTAACGGACTATTTTTATGTTGGTGCGGGTGTAAGTGCTATTTATGGTAACTATCAATTAACAACAAACTATGGCTCACAAAATACCAATAATCCGAGTCAGATTTATCAAGATTATAATGGTACGGGTATCAGTTTTAGATTTAATATCGGCATACTTTATCAACTAAACACACATCACCAGTTTGGGCTATCCTATCGGTCTACGAGTGATATTGAAACAGAAGGTCCATTTACCACATTGGCGGGTAATAATGATTTAGTATTTCAAGATACGACAAGGCTGACGATGGCAATTCCAAGTGAATTAACATTTTCAGGCCTTCACCTACTTGATCAACGACTATCAGTACAGTATTCGTTCGCTTGGTATGGATGGGAAAGCCTAAATTCCATTTCGGTATCACATCCAGGTTGCCCTGCTAATTCGGGGTTTAACCTACCGCAAGGTCAATGTTTGACAGAGTCTGTTAACGCAGAGGATAGTTGGAAAGTTGCATTCGCCGTTAACTATAAATTAAATGATGTAGTCTGGTTACGAAGTGGGGCGTCAACAGAAAAATCAACTGAAAGCGCAACCTTCTCGATTCCCTTTGATAAGAAAACAAATTTCAGTGTTGGCTTATCCTATTATGCAAGTAATTCATTAAGTTTCGATATAGGCCTTACTTATGTCAAATATGAAACCACGCGAATTAAAGATACTGTTGGCCAAGACAGCTTTGATATAAGTACAGAGGGCAATAGCACGATACTTGGATTTCAACTAAATTATCAATTAATAGAATAA